The proteins below are encoded in one region of Scylla paramamosain isolate STU-SP2022 chromosome 8, ASM3559412v1, whole genome shotgun sequence:
- the LOC135103178 gene encoding general transcription factor II-I repeat domain-containing protein 2B-like: MISKLLNEFGERFADLKNLESDFSIFRNPFAANPDETPEDIQLELIDLQCDSALKEKFSSVDIGTFYQYVGPRYPRIKCLASKIMSMFGSTYVCEQLFSLMNLNKSGLRSRLTNEHLNSTLKVAIAQSLAPNIDELVQTKRCQVSGSSTTRN, translated from the coding sequence ATGATTTCCAAGTTACTGAACGAATTTGGAGAAAGATTTGCAGACTTAAAGAACCTTGAGAGTGATTTCTCGATCTTTCGAAATCCTTTCGCTGCAAATCCTGATGAGACACCAGAGGATATTCAGTTAGAACTAATTGATCTTCAGTGCGATTCTGCGTTGAAGGAAAAGTTCTCAAGTGTTGATATTGGTACATTCTATCAATATGTTGGGCCAAGATATCCTCGAATCAAATGTTTGGCATCAAAGATTATGTCAATGTTCGGCAGTACCTATGTCTGTGAGCAACTCTTCTCACTGATGAACTTGAACAAGTCTGGACTCAGGTCTCGGCTCACTAATGAACACCTCAACTCAACACTGAAAGTAGCCATTGCTCAGTCTCTGGCGCCAAACATAGACGAACTTGTACAGACCAAGAGGTGCCAAGTTTCTGGGAGCAGCACGACCAGGAATTAA